In Oceanobacillus sp. FSL K6-2867, one DNA window encodes the following:
- the hslU gene encoding HslU--HslV peptidase ATPase subunit, with product MGIDYTPKQIVGQLDKYIIGQQQAKRSVAVALRNRYRRMQLEDSMKEEIVPKNILMIGPTGVGKTEIARRLAKLVGAPFVKIEATKFTEVGYVGRDVESMVRDLVEMAVRMVKEEKMSEVMATAEKEANKRLIKLLVPEAKKQSGVKNPFEMLFQNQSASDSTDNEIEKDEEVRSKRQQIEHQLALGELEDRMVTIEIEEIPPSMFDMLQGSGMEQMGMNMQDALGQFMPTKKKKRKLTVSEARKVLEQQEAQKLVDMDEVAGEAVKRAEQTGILFIDEIDKVAGKQEGTADVSREGVQRDILPIVEGSTVITKHGPVKTDHMLFVAAGAFHMAKPSDLIPELQGRFPIRVELEKLSVEDFKQILTEPSNALIKQYQLMLKTEGINVVFTDDAIERLAEIAFQVNQDTDNIGARRLHTILEKLLEDLSFEAPDITLEEIEITPAYVDQKLKTIVQNKDLSQFIL from the coding sequence ATGGGAATTGACTACACTCCAAAACAAATTGTTGGTCAGCTAGATAAATATATTATTGGTCAGCAACAGGCAAAGCGATCTGTAGCAGTCGCTTTAAGAAATCGTTATCGGCGGATGCAGCTTGAAGATTCAATGAAAGAAGAAATCGTTCCAAAAAATATCTTAATGATTGGACCGACCGGGGTTGGGAAAACGGAGATTGCCAGAAGACTGGCAAAACTTGTTGGTGCTCCATTTGTGAAAATTGAAGCAACTAAGTTTACCGAAGTTGGTTATGTCGGCAGAGATGTGGAATCGATGGTAAGGGATCTAGTAGAGATGGCTGTTCGAATGGTTAAGGAAGAGAAGATGAGTGAAGTAATGGCAACAGCGGAAAAAGAAGCGAACAAACGCCTCATTAAGTTGCTTGTGCCAGAAGCCAAAAAGCAATCCGGTGTTAAAAATCCATTTGAAATGCTTTTCCAAAATCAATCGGCAAGTGATAGTACCGATAACGAAATCGAAAAAGATGAAGAAGTAAGAAGCAAACGGCAGCAAATTGAACATCAATTAGCTTTAGGTGAACTGGAAGACCGAATGGTTACGATTGAAATTGAGGAAATCCCTCCTTCTATGTTTGATATGCTGCAGGGTTCTGGCATGGAACAGATGGGGATGAATATGCAAGATGCACTCGGACAGTTCATGCCAACTAAGAAGAAAAAGCGCAAGCTAACTGTATCTGAAGCTAGAAAAGTGCTGGAACAGCAAGAAGCCCAGAAGTTAGTAGATATGGATGAAGTTGCAGGAGAAGCTGTTAAAAGGGCTGAGCAAACAGGTATACTGTTTATCGATGAAATTGATAAGGTTGCCGGGAAACAAGAAGGAACTGCAGATGTTTCCAGAGAAGGTGTACAACGTGATATTTTGCCCATTGTAGAAGGTTCAACAGTTATTACAAAACACGGACCAGTGAAAACAGATCATATGCTTTTTGTTGCGGCCGGAGCATTCCATATGGCGAAACCTTCTGATTTGATTCCTGAATTACAAGGAAGATTTCCAATTCGGGTAGAATTAGAAAAGTTATCTGTAGAGGATTTTAAACAAATACTTACCGAGCCTTCTAATGCATTGATTAAACAATATCAATTAATGTTGAAAACAGAAGGTATAAATGTTGTTTTTACAGACGATGCTATAGAAAGGCTTGCAGAGATTGCTTTTCAGGTGAATCAGGATACCGATAATATTGGTGCAAGAAGACTTCATACAATATTAGAAAAGCTTCTGGAAGATTTGTCGTTTGAAGCACCGGATATTACGTTGGAGGAAATAGAAATTACTCCTGCTTATGTAGATCAAAAACTCAAGACAATTGTACAAAACAAAGACTTAAGCCAGTTTATACTATAA
- the fliE gene encoding flagellar hook-basal body complex protein FliE: MDFFINNVSQPIQSLPKVSNAQITPGEAQANFAETLKGAIDNLNSIQMESDNKTEALANGNIDDLHDVMITAQKASITLETTVQIQKKVIDAYNEIMRMSI; this comes from the coding sequence ATGGATTTTTTCATAAATAATGTGTCGCAGCCTATACAATCTTTACCGAAAGTTTCGAATGCGCAGATAACACCTGGAGAGGCGCAAGCAAATTTTGCGGAAACGTTAAAAGGGGCAATTGACAACCTTAATTCCATTCAGATGGAATCAGATAATAAAACAGAGGCATTGGCTAACGGGAATATCGATGATCTTCATGATGTGATGATTACTGCACAAAAAGCAAGTATTACGCTCGAAACTACAGTGCAAATTCAGAAAAAAGTTATCGATGCTTATAACGAAATAATGAGAATGTCGATATAA
- the flgB gene encoding flagellar basal body rod protein FlgB — translation MNLFGGTINRLEQSINYAAAKNNAISNNIANADTPGYKAKDVQFKSILHNTLTSSIQAKRTNEKHTPFNSNLNSSYRVVSQPNTMYSHNGNNVDIDKEMAELAENQIYYNGLVDRINGKFGSLQTVIRGGN, via the coding sequence ATGAATTTATTTGGAGGTACAATAAACAGATTAGAACAATCTATCAACTATGCTGCAGCAAAGAATAATGCTATATCAAATAATATTGCAAATGCAGATACACCTGGGTATAAAGCGAAGGATGTTCAGTTTAAAAGCATATTACATAATACACTCACTTCCTCAATTCAAGCTAAGCGTACGAATGAGAAGCACACCCCCTTTAACTCAAACCTAAATTCATCTTATCGTGTCGTTTCACAGCCCAATACGATGTACAGCCATAATGGAAATAATGTTGATATTGATAAGGAAATGGCAGAATTAGCGGAGAATCAAATCTATTATAATGGTTTGGTTGATCGAATTAATGGAAAGTTTGGTAGCTTACAAACGGTTATTAGAGGAGGTAACTAG
- the fliH gene encoding flagellar assembly protein FliH yields MSDLENKQPFNQKLIKIKPIQSIQHAIEDEPSERNKEIETIQLEIEQMQQELKNLAQQKELLLKQTNLAIEDEKRNWEETKQQLIDNAKHEGFQAGFSQGEHAGKASYEEKLNQANLIIDATTNDYHTTIEKSKETILQLSLAIAEKIIGDKVSKEPETFLGIIRHAIQELKDQSTVTIYLHPVNYEYVISQKDELMRILEDDSALSIYLDEKLQENTCLIEHAFGQIDASVDTQLLKIREALQDYLMEKRQ; encoded by the coding sequence TTGTCTGATTTAGAAAATAAGCAGCCCTTTAATCAGAAATTGATAAAAATTAAACCAATTCAATCGATACAGCATGCTATCGAAGATGAACCATCTGAAAGAAATAAAGAGATAGAGACAATTCAGCTGGAAATTGAACAAATGCAACAGGAATTGAAGAATCTAGCTCAGCAAAAAGAATTGTTACTTAAACAAACTAATCTAGCCATTGAAGATGAAAAAAGAAATTGGGAAGAAACGAAACAGCAATTGATTGACAATGCAAAGCATGAAGGCTTTCAAGCAGGGTTTAGTCAAGGTGAACATGCAGGTAAAGCTTCATATGAAGAAAAGCTGAATCAAGCCAACTTAATTATTGATGCAACAACAAATGATTATCACACAACGATTGAAAAAAGCAAGGAAACGATTTTACAGCTTTCACTTGCTATCGCAGAGAAAATTATTGGTGATAAAGTCTCTAAAGAACCAGAAACATTTCTGGGAATTATTCGACATGCTATTCAAGAATTGAAAGATCAATCGACTGTAACGATTTATTTACACCCTGTAAATTATGAATATGTGATAAGTCAAAAGGATGAATTAATGCGGATTTTAGAAGATGATTCAGCACTATCTATCTACTTAGATGAAAAGTTACAGGAGAATACGTGCTTGATTGAGCATGCATTTGGGCAAATTGATGCCAGTGTTGACACGCAAT
- the codY gene encoding GTP-sensing pleiotropic transcriptional regulator CodY, with amino-acid sequence MDLLNRARKINAMLQKATGKSVNFNEMSASLRDVIRGNVYIVSRRGKLLGFAVNQEIENERMKTMLEQRQFPEEYTQGLYNIYETTANLDINSQHSVFPVENKDLFKDGLTTIIPIIGGGERLGTLVLGRVNESFNDDDLLLAEYGATVVGMEILHEKTEEIEMEARSKAVVQMAISSLSYSELEAIDHIFEELNGHEGLLVASKIADRVGITRSVIVNALRKLESAGVIESRSLGMKGTYIKVLNDKFLVELEKLRSR; translated from the coding sequence ATGGATCTATTAAATCGCGCAAGAAAAATTAATGCAATGTTACAGAAAGCAACAGGTAAATCAGTAAACTTTAATGAAATGTCTGCTTCTCTAAGAGATGTAATCAGAGGAAATGTTTATATTGTTAGCAGACGCGGGAAGTTACTAGGATTTGCTGTAAACCAGGAAATTGAAAATGAGCGTATGAAAACAATGCTTGAACAAAGACAATTCCCGGAAGAGTATACACAAGGGCTGTACAATATTTATGAAACAACTGCAAACCTTGATATTAATAGTCAACATTCTGTGTTCCCTGTGGAAAATAAAGATTTATTTAAAGATGGCTTGACTACTATTATTCCGATTATTGGCGGTGGAGAGCGTCTTGGTACATTAGTTCTTGGAAGAGTGAACGAAAGCTTTAACGATGATGACTTATTACTTGCAGAGTATGGTGCAACTGTTGTAGGGATGGAAATCCTTCATGAAAAGACTGAGGAAATTGAAATGGAAGCACGTAGTAAAGCTGTCGTTCAAATGGCAATCAGCTCACTTTCTTACAGTGAATTGGAAGCAATCGATCATATCTTTGAAGAACTGAACGGACATGAAGGATTATTAGTAGCAAGTAAAATTGCAGACCGCGTAGGAATAACCAGATCTGTAATTGTAAACGCGCTAAGAAAGTTAGAGAGTGCAGGGGTTATTGAATCTCGTTCACTTGGTATGAAAGGTACTTACATTAAAGTCTTGAATGACAAATTCCTAGTTGAGCTAGAAAAACTTCGTTCAAGATAA
- the fliG gene encoding flagellar motor switch protein FliG has protein sequence MVRQKGALTGKQKAAILLISLGPDVSAQVYKYLSEEEIEKLSLEISSVKKVDSNLKENVMEQFHQIAVAQDYITQGGIGYAKTVLEKAFGKQEASNIINRLTSSLQVRPFDFARKADPQQVLNFIQGEHPQTIALVLSYLDSEQAGQILSSLPQELQADVARRIATMDSTSPEIISQVEQVLEKNISASVSEDYTQTGGIQAVVEVLNGVDRSTERTILDSLEIQDPELADEIKKRMFVFEDIVILDNRAIQRVIREVENEDLRLALKVASDEVKDVVFTNMSQRMAETFKEEMEYMGPVRLRDVEEAQMRIVAIIRRLEDIGEIVIARGGGDDIIV, from the coding sequence ATGGTAAGGCAAAAGGGCGCTTTAACTGGAAAACAAAAAGCAGCAATTCTTTTAATCTCACTAGGTCCAGATGTATCGGCGCAAGTATATAAATACTTATCAGAGGAAGAAATTGAGAAGCTGAGCTTGGAGATTTCTTCTGTAAAAAAAGTAGATTCAAATTTAAAAGAAAATGTGATGGAGCAATTTCACCAAATTGCAGTAGCGCAAGACTATATTACACAGGGCGGTATTGGTTATGCGAAAACTGTTTTGGAAAAGGCCTTCGGCAAACAGGAAGCATCGAATATAATTAATCGTCTGACCTCATCCCTGCAGGTAAGACCGTTTGACTTCGCAAGAAAAGCGGATCCTCAACAAGTTTTAAACTTTATTCAAGGAGAACATCCGCAAACAATTGCGTTAGTACTTTCTTATCTTGACTCAGAACAGGCGGGGCAGATTTTATCTTCATTGCCACAGGAGCTGCAGGCTGATGTAGCTAGAAGGATAGCTACAATGGATTCTACTTCTCCTGAAATTATAAGTCAGGTAGAGCAGGTATTGGAGAAAAATATCTCCGCTTCCGTCTCTGAAGATTATACACAAACCGGTGGTATTCAGGCGGTTGTTGAAGTATTAAACGGAGTGGACCGCAGTACGGAGCGAACAATTCTTGATTCGCTTGAAATCCAGGACCCAGAACTGGCTGATGAAATTAAAAAGCGGATGTTTGTGTTTGAAGACATTGTCATTCTCGATAATCGAGCGATACAACGTGTCATTCGTGAAGTGGAAAATGAAGATCTTCGACTGGCACTTAAGGTTGCAAGTGATGAGGTTAAAGACGTTGTATTCACAAATATGTCACAGCGCATGGCAGAAACCTTCAAAGAAGAAATGGAATATATGGGGCCAGTTCGTCTAAGAGACGTAGAGGAAGCGCAAATGAGAATTGTAGCTATTATTCGCAGACTCGAAGATATTGGAGAAATTGTCATCGCCAGAGGTGGAGGAGACGATATCATTGTCTGA
- the flgC gene encoding flagellar basal body rod protein FlgC — protein MSIFNSINTSASALTAQRLRMDVVSSNIANAQSTRAVINENGEFEPYQRKMTVLEARDNRFTTMLQHASGGTNHSGVRVAAIVEDEEPFKLVYNPVHPDANEAGYVEMPNVDPLQEMVDLMSSTRSYEANVTALNASKGMLMKALEIGK, from the coding sequence ATGTCAATATTTAATTCAATTAATACAAGCGCCAGTGCGTTAACTGCGCAAAGACTTCGAATGGATGTGGTTTCTTCCAATATTGCGAATGCCCAATCAACCAGAGCGGTTATAAATGAGAATGGCGAATTTGAACCGTATCAGAGGAAAATGACTGTTTTAGAAGCGCGGGACAACCGTTTCACAACGATGCTGCAACATGCATCTGGCGGAACAAACCATAGTGGCGTACGAGTTGCTGCCATCGTTGAAGATGAGGAGCCGTTTAAACTTGTCTATAACCCTGTTCATCCAGATGCAAATGAAGCTGGTTATGTAGAGATGCCAAATGTGGATCCTCTGCAGGAAATGGTGGATTTAATGAGTTCAACGAGATCGTATGAAGCAAATGTTACTGCTTTAAACGCTAGTAAAGGTATGTTAATGAAAGCATTAGAGATTGGTAAATAG
- the fliF gene encoding flagellar basal-body MS-ring/collar protein FliF, translated as MKETLLKWKESVILFWQNRSKSQKGLFAGSIIIVILFIVGIAFFSSNTRFVPLYNNLTIQEVGQIKAELDTRGIPYELNNGGTSITVPEGQVESLLVDLAGMGLPNSGNIDYSFFSENTSWGITDNEFNIMKLDAMQTELANLMQSIEGINNAQVMINMPEEPVFVSDVTGEASASIVLNTQPGYQFQGNQIESLYHLVSKAVPNLPAENIVIMNQYFEYFDRNSQTASGVQDAYTYQQTVKKDTERDIQKRLQQMLGTMVGMDNVIVSVTADIDFTQENRTEELVDPVDIENVEGIPVSLETIQESYSGENATGGIGGATDEDVTNYPAGDAGAGDYELDKETINYEYNRIRKEIVESPYKVRDLGIQVAIDSTRSTDGNNAELLSQQEQSAVEQGVSSILNSIVGATIDEDYGEVIPEDKISIVFQEFTETPATVSATTSVIPLWMYIVGGALLTAIIILIILLIRNRNSDEEIIEEMVTESPALEVPDLPQEEESEAVVRRKQLEKIAKEKPEEFAKLLRSWIGED; from the coding sequence ATGAAGGAAACATTGTTAAAATGGAAAGAATCGGTAATTTTGTTCTGGCAGAATCGATCAAAAAGCCAAAAAGGTCTCTTTGCTGGATCTATTATTATCGTAATTTTATTTATAGTAGGTATTGCTTTTTTCAGTTCCAATACACGATTCGTTCCATTATATAATAATTTGACTATTCAAGAGGTTGGACAGATTAAAGCAGAGCTGGATACAAGGGGGATTCCCTACGAATTAAATAATGGTGGTACAAGTATTACGGTACCAGAAGGGCAAGTAGAATCGTTGCTCGTTGATCTAGCGGGGATGGGTTTGCCAAACAGCGGGAATATTGATTATTCCTTTTTTAGTGAGAACACATCTTGGGGAATAACAGATAATGAATTTAATATTATGAAACTTGATGCTATGCAAACAGAGCTTGCTAATTTAATGCAGAGTATTGAAGGTATCAATAATGCACAAGTAATGATTAATATGCCAGAAGAACCGGTATTTGTAAGTGATGTGACTGGAGAAGCTAGTGCATCAATTGTATTAAATACACAGCCAGGCTACCAATTTCAAGGCAATCAAATAGAATCACTTTATCACCTTGTTTCAAAAGCGGTACCGAATTTACCTGCTGAAAATATTGTTATTATGAATCAATATTTTGAGTACTTTGACCGGAATTCACAAACTGCTTCTGGAGTTCAGGATGCTTATACGTATCAGCAGACTGTGAAGAAAGATACCGAACGTGACATTCAAAAGAGATTACAGCAAATGCTCGGAACAATGGTAGGAATGGATAATGTCATTGTTTCTGTGACTGCAGATATTGATTTCACTCAGGAGAATCGCACAGAGGAACTTGTCGACCCAGTTGATATCGAAAATGTAGAAGGAATACCTGTCAGTCTCGAAACTATACAGGAATCCTATAGTGGAGAAAATGCCACAGGCGGTATCGGCGGAGCCACTGATGAGGATGTAACCAACTATCCTGCTGGAGATGCTGGAGCTGGTGACTATGAACTAGATAAGGAAACAATTAATTATGAATATAATCGAATTCGTAAAGAGATTGTTGAGAGTCCATATAAAGTTCGTGATCTTGGAATTCAAGTTGCCATTGATAGCACACGAAGTACGGATGGTAATAATGCAGAGCTTTTGAGTCAGCAGGAACAGAGTGCAGTTGAACAAGGGGTTTCTTCGATTTTAAATTCAATTGTAGGAGCGACAATTGATGAAGACTATGGTGAAGTAATTCCAGAAGATAAGATTTCGATTGTGTTCCAGGAATTCACAGAAACTCCTGCAACAGTTAGTGCCACTACTTCTGTTATTCCATTGTGGATGTATATTGTCGGTGGAGCACTATTGACAGCGATTATTATTCTAATCATTCTATTAATCCGAAATAGGAATAGTGATGAGGAAATAATAGAAGAAATGGTTACGGAAAGTCCAGCTCTAGAAGTTCCAGATTTACCGCAGGAAGAAGAATCAGAAGCAGTTGTAAGAAGGAAGCAGTTAGAAAAAATTGCGAAAGAAAAACCAGAGGAATTTGCTAAACTGCTGAGAAGCTGGATTGGAGAAGATTAG